A genomic window from Arthrobacter globiformis includes:
- a CDS encoding NAD(P)/FAD-dependent oxidoreductase, with product MTALAATPRNGELGFWMAGLADTRPTYPRFTGQDSVDLAIIGGGYTGLWAAYFAKKLEPSLSVAVFEAEQIGYGASGRNGGWLSAMPPGNRATFARASGGGVQASRALQQEFVAGVDSVLDILQAEGINADQHKGGALVAAHTRAGLGRLVTRRDTDWKYGLTEDDVHLLDRNEFQSQINISTVHGGLYYKHCARLHPAKLVYGLADTLTSMGVSIYEGSRVGSIDGKALTLDNGQMTAAKTFICTEGYSGQLLGSRTLIPINSSMIVTKPLSEEAWQQIGWNGLQCLSDSAHTFIYAQRTADGRITMGGRGVPYRFGSGTGGAGSTAQSTVDLISQKLSTFFPRIHFEVDHAWSGVLGVTRDWNGGVHWDHASGIGSSTGYAGHGVTAAYVGGRTLAELAFEQQTERTTLPWVGYRARKWEPEPIRWLGVHGMYRLFGLADRWEERRDSTKTSLLAKFGSRLAGLHE from the coding sequence ATGACAGCCCTTGCGGCAACACCCCGAAACGGAGAGCTTGGCTTCTGGATGGCCGGGCTCGCGGACACCAGGCCAACCTACCCCCGCTTCACGGGTCAGGACTCTGTAGACCTGGCAATTATCGGTGGCGGCTACACAGGCCTGTGGGCCGCCTACTTCGCCAAGAAACTCGAGCCCTCACTCTCGGTCGCGGTATTTGAGGCAGAACAGATAGGCTACGGCGCCTCCGGACGAAACGGCGGCTGGCTCTCAGCAATGCCCCCAGGAAACCGGGCCACCTTCGCCCGCGCATCCGGGGGCGGCGTGCAGGCGAGCAGGGCATTGCAGCAGGAGTTTGTCGCGGGTGTCGATTCCGTCCTGGATATTCTTCAGGCCGAGGGTATCAATGCGGATCAGCACAAGGGCGGTGCGCTCGTGGCTGCCCACACCAGGGCGGGTCTGGGCCGGCTAGTGACCAGGCGTGACACCGACTGGAAGTATGGGTTGACCGAAGACGATGTCCATTTGCTCGACCGGAACGAGTTCCAGAGCCAGATCAACATCTCCACTGTCCATGGTGGGCTCTACTACAAGCATTGCGCCCGCCTTCATCCGGCGAAACTTGTCTACGGTCTCGCTGACACCCTGACTTCCATGGGGGTGAGCATCTACGAAGGCAGCCGGGTAGGCAGCATCGACGGCAAGGCCCTTACTCTAGACAACGGGCAGATGACCGCGGCCAAGACGTTCATCTGCACGGAGGGATATTCGGGACAGCTGCTTGGCAGCAGGACCCTGATCCCGATCAATTCCTCAATGATCGTGACCAAGCCGCTGTCGGAGGAGGCATGGCAGCAGATCGGCTGGAACGGGCTCCAGTGCCTCAGCGACTCCGCACACACCTTCATCTACGCCCAGCGGACAGCGGACGGCCGTATCACCATGGGAGGCCGCGGAGTTCCCTACCGCTTTGGGTCCGGCACGGGGGGCGCCGGTTCAACAGCCCAGTCCACCGTTGACCTGATCTCGCAGAAGCTCAGTACCTTCTTCCCCCGTATTCACTTCGAGGTGGACCACGCCTGGTCGGGAGTTCTCGGGGTTACGCGTGACTGGAACGGCGGCGTTCACTGGGACCACGCATCCGGGATCGGATCTTCCACCGGTTACGCAGGACACGGCGTCACGGCCGCTTACGTTGGCGGTAGGACTCTCGCGGAACTGGCTTTCGAACAACAAACAGAACGCACGACACTTCCCTGGGTCGGGTACCGCGCAAGGAAATGGGAACCTGAACCCATCCGCTGGCTCGGTGTCCACGGCATGTACCGGCTATTCGGACTTGCTGACCGATGGGAAGAACGCAGGGACTCCACCAAGACGTCACTCCTGGCGAAATTCGGCAGCAGACTCGCTGGACTTCACGAATAG